In the genome of Christensenella timonensis, one region contains:
- the rsmA gene encoding 16S rRNA (adenine(1518)-N(6)/adenine(1519)-N(6))-dimethyltransferase RsmA — protein sequence MVNVTSPREITQLLSENNLSPLKKFGQNFLCDENIVGKIAGGIGLAESDYVLEIGTGLGALTRALSVRAKKVVSVEIDTGLLALHSKTLSGFSNVTVIEGDILKCDLQEICRTYFGGRPFHVCGNLPYYITSKILMMLLESEAPILSITAMVQKEVAQRLCAQPGDTDYSSLTASCLYYGRPEILFEVSRNCFYPAPDVDSAILRFSLDEPLCDVPREKYVKIVRAAFSMRRKTLLNNLKSLGSADSVITILKNCNIDPKTRAQSLTPVQFCSLAKEFFQK from the coding sequence ATGGTAAACGTCACATCCCCGCGCGAAATCACACAGTTATTAAGCGAGAATAACCTGTCCCCGCTAAAAAAGTTCGGGCAAAATTTTCTGTGCGATGAAAATATCGTGGGCAAGATCGCGGGCGGTATCGGCCTTGCGGAAAGCGATTATGTCCTCGAGATCGGCACCGGCCTCGGCGCGCTTACGCGCGCGCTTTCCGTCCGTGCCAAAAAAGTTGTTTCGGTGGAGATCGATACCGGCCTGCTTGCGCTGCACTCAAAAACGCTAAGCGGCTTTTCCAATGTCACGGTTATAGAAGGCGATATTTTAAAATGCGACCTGCAGGAAATATGCCGGACATATTTTGGCGGGCGGCCCTTCCATGTGTGCGGGAACCTTCCCTATTATATCACCAGCAAAATCCTGATGATGCTCCTGGAAAGCGAGGCCCCCATCCTAAGCATCACCGCCATGGTACAAAAAGAGGTCGCACAGCGCCTGTGCGCCCAGCCCGGGGATACGGACTATAGCTCCCTTACCGCCTCCTGTTTGTATTACGGCCGTCCGGAAATCCTTTTCGAGGTCTCCCGGAATTGTTTTTATCCCGCCCCGGACGTAGACTCTGCCATCCTACGCTTTTCCCTTGATGAGCCGCTGTGCGACGTACCGCGAGAGAAGTATGTCAAAATCGTGCGCGCCGCTTTTTCCATGCGGCGCAAAACGCTGCTGAACAATTTAAAGTCGCTCGGCAGCGCAGACTCTGTAATTACAATTTTAAAAAATTGCAATATCGATCCTAAAACACGGGCCCAAAGCCTTACTCCCGTTCAATTTTGCAGTTTAGCAAAAGAATTCTTTCAGAAATAA
- the pckA gene encoding phosphoenolpyruvate carboxykinase (ATP): METYGLEKLGILNPTAVWRNLSPAALVEAALRRGEGQLSDKGALVVTTGKYTGRSPEDKFVVDTPGIHDDIKWGKINVPIEKAKFDAIKEKLCAYLQNREVFIFDGFAGADPAYTKKFRIINELASENLFIHQLLIRPTADQLASYGEADFTIIAAPGFKCIPEVDGVHSEAAIMIDYEAKLVVIAGSQYAGEIKKSVFSVMNYLMPKESNVLPMHCSANMDPQTGETAVFFGLSGTGKTTLSADPNRKLIGDDEHGWSEHGIFNFEGGCYAKTINLDPEGEPEIYNAIKFGSLVENVIIDPVTRVPDFFDGSLTENTRVGYPVDFISNAAIPGVGDIPKVMIFLTADAFGVLPPISRLDENAAMYHFVTGFTSKLAGTERGVTEPQPTFSTCFGAPFMPLDPAVYAEMLGERLKKYNTKVYLVNTGWSGGPYGVGSRMKLKYTRAMITAALNGELEKAAYQHDDVFNVDVPQSCPDVPDEIMNPRDTWQDKAAYDESAKKLAKMFADNFSSKYPNMPKNITDAGPRG; this comes from the coding sequence ATGGAAACGTATGGTTTGGAAAAGTTAGGGATCTTGAATCCCACGGCAGTTTGGCGCAACCTCTCCCCCGCGGCGCTCGTGGAAGCGGCGCTTAGAAGGGGCGAAGGCCAGTTGAGTGACAAAGGCGCGCTCGTCGTTACCACAGGGAAATACACGGGGCGTTCTCCCGAGGATAAATTCGTCGTCGATACCCCCGGTATCCACGATGACATCAAATGGGGCAAAATCAATGTTCCCATCGAAAAAGCGAAATTCGACGCGATCAAGGAGAAGCTGTGCGCTTACCTTCAGAACCGCGAAGTCTTTATTTTTGACGGTTTTGCAGGCGCCGATCCGGCATACACGAAGAAATTCCGTATCATCAATGAACTTGCAAGCGAGAACCTGTTCATTCACCAGCTTCTGATCCGTCCTACGGCAGACCAGCTCGCGTCCTACGGCGAGGCGGATTTTACGATCATCGCCGCGCCCGGTTTCAAATGTATCCCCGAAGTGGACGGCGTACACAGCGAAGCCGCAATCATGATTGATTACGAGGCAAAGCTGGTGGTCATCGCCGGTTCGCAATATGCCGGCGAAATTAAAAAGAGCGTATTCTCGGTCATGAACTATCTCATGCCTAAGGAAAGCAACGTCCTGCCCATGCACTGCTCTGCCAACATGGACCCGCAGACAGGCGAAACGGCAGTTTTCTTCGGTCTTTCCGGTACGGGCAAAACGACGCTGTCCGCCGACCCGAACCGCAAACTCATCGGTGATGACGAGCACGGCTGGTCTGAGCACGGCATTTTTAACTTTGAGGGCGGCTGTTACGCAAAAACAATCAACCTCGATCCCGAGGGCGAGCCTGAAATTTACAATGCGATCAAATTCGGCAGCCTTGTCGAAAACGTGATCATTGATCCCGTGACGCGCGTGCCCGATTTCTTTGACGGCAGCCTCACGGAAAATACCCGTGTGGGCTATCCGGTAGACTTTATTTCCAACGCCGCTATCCCGGGCGTAGGCGATATACCGAAAGTTATGATCTTCCTGACAGCCGACGCATTCGGCGTTTTGCCGCCCATCAGCAGACTGGATGAAAATGCTGCGATGTATCACTTTGTAACGGGTTTCACGTCCAAGCTGGCCGGTACGGAGCGCGGCGTCACGGAGCCGCAGCCGACTTTCTCCACCTGCTTCGGCGCGCCGTTCATGCCTCTTGACCCCGCCGTATACGCGGAAATGCTGGGCGAACGCCTCAAAAAGTACAATACCAAGGTATATCTCGTCAATACAGGCTGGTCCGGCGGCCCTTATGGGGTCGGCAGCCGCATGAAGCTGAAATATACCCGCGCAATGATCACCGCAGCTTTGAACGGCGAACTGGAAAAAGCAGCGTATCAGCATGACGATGTGTTCAATGTAGACGTTCCGCAAAGCTGCCCGGATGTCCCGGACGAGATCATGAACCCGCGCGACACATGGCAGGATAAAGCCGCTTATGACGAATCCGCGAAGAAGCTCGCAAAAATGTTTGCAGACAACTTCTCATCCAAATACCCGAACATGCCTAAAAACATCACGGACGCCGGCCCGAGAGGCTGA
- a CDS encoding phosphoenolpyruvate carboxykinase (ATP): MSTKQNYAWGEIKKGTYFSAMRTIIETGFYGNNVYPVESLKEAYKLAYDSPGTVVTDLPVYEPEKTGLPADAKILLFNDGNVGGRAAAARCILGSNDYYGNPVTEAKFGPIIREAIYQTRNRALYHAQAYIGLAPEFMVKAHLCIPEGEENIMYSWLYNFQYLTEEYYKMYSESKEIPEGDLYIFSDPQWSHPDFPMGLAFFAPEHNCACLLGMRYFGEHKKGTLTLAWGVANRNGFVSCHGGQKRYNLKDGSKFVAGVFGLSGSGKSTITHAHHGGKYDITVLHDDAFVIDRNDASSVALEPAYFDKTQDYPMDSEDNKYLVTVQNNGVTLDDQGHKVLVTEDIRNGNGRAMKSKLWSPNRVDVFHEPANAIIWLMKDPTLPPVMKIDDPVLASTMGATLATKRTTAERLAPGVDPDALVVEPYANPFRTYRLADDYVGFRSLFADKGLDCYIFNTGHFGEKKVTPQITLGSLEAIIEGTAAFTSFGNIDGMSYLPVDGFDPDFKDAEYKKQLVARMKDRIDFISSRDEFNKLPGETLDVLKKVVEQAEKI; encoded by the coding sequence ATGTCAACAAAACAAAACTATGCATGGGGCGAGATCAAAAAGGGTACGTATTTCTCGGCTATGCGCACGATCATTGAAACGGGCTTTTACGGCAACAACGTTTATCCCGTAGAATCGTTAAAGGAAGCGTATAAGCTTGCTTACGATTCCCCTGGTACCGTTGTGACGGATCTTCCGGTCTACGAGCCGGAAAAAACGGGCCTTCCGGCAGACGCGAAAATCCTGCTCTTTAACGACGGCAACGTCGGCGGACGCGCAGCGGCGGCGCGCTGTATCCTCGGCAGCAACGACTATTACGGCAACCCCGTAACGGAAGCAAAGTTCGGCCCGATCATCCGCGAAGCGATCTACCAGACGCGCAACCGGGCGCTTTACCACGCGCAGGCGTATATCGGCCTGGCGCCCGAATTTATGGTAAAAGCGCACCTGTGCATCCCGGAAGGCGAAGAGAACATCATGTATTCCTGGCTGTATAACTTCCAGTACCTGACGGAAGAATACTACAAAATGTACAGTGAATCCAAAGAGATCCCGGAAGGCGACCTTTACATCTTCTCCGACCCGCAGTGGTCCCACCCGGACTTCCCCATGGGGCTCGCGTTCTTTGCGCCCGAGCACAACTGCGCCTGCCTGCTCGGTATGCGCTATTTCGGCGAACACAAGAAGGGCACGCTTACGCTCGCCTGGGGCGTTGCCAACCGCAACGGTTTCGTTTCCTGCCACGGCGGCCAGAAGCGCTATAACTTAAAAGACGGCAGCAAGTTCGTAGCCGGCGTGTTCGGCCTTTCCGGCAGCGGTAAATCCACGATCACGCACGCACACCACGGCGGGAAATACGATATTACAGTTCTGCACGACGATGCTTTCGTCATCGACAGGAACGACGCTTCCTCCGTGGCCCTCGAGCCTGCGTACTTTGATAAAACGCAGGATTATCCGATGGATTCCGAAGACAACAAATACCTCGTTACCGTACAGAACAACGGTGTAACGCTGGACGATCAGGGACACAAAGTCCTCGTTACGGAGGATATCCGCAACGGCAACGGCCGCGCGATGAAATCCAAGCTGTGGAGCCCGAACAGGGTAGACGTTTTCCACGAGCCTGCCAACGCGATCATCTGGCTGATGAAAGACCCGACGCTGCCGCCGGTCATGAAGATCGACGATCCGGTGCTCGCTTCCACGATGGGCGCGACACTGGCAACAAAGCGCACAACGGCGGAGCGCCTTGCGCCCGGCGTCGATCCGGACGCCCTCGTTGTCGAGCCGTATGCAAACCCCTTCCGTACCTACAGGCTGGCGGACGACTATGTCGGTTTCCGTTCCCTGTTCGCGGACAAAGGCCTCGATTGCTATATCTTCAACACAGGCCACTTCGGCGAGAAGAAAGTTACGCCCCAAATCACGCTGGGCAGTCTCGAAGCGATCATCGAAGGCACGGCTGCCTTCACATCCTTTGGCAACATCGACGGTATGAGCTATCTGCCCGTTGACGGTTTTGACCCGGACTTCAAGGATGCGGAATACAAAAAGCAGCTTGTCGCGCGTATGAAAGACAGGATCGACTTTATCTCCTCCAGGGACGAATTCAATAAGCTACCTGGCGAAACGCTTGACGTACTCAAAAAAGTTGTGGAGCAGGCAGAAAAAATCTGA
- a CDS encoding HAAS signaling domain-containing protein, which yields MTTREMIDRYIYDVVRRLPSAQRKDISRELQGLIDDMLEERTENGKTEQENAEDVLKELGAPSALAGKYRDDKQYLIGPEYYEQYWFVLKIVLIAVTVGMAIASIVQGAAWMIDAAGTTQAQLIGNTALGVGEAAANIIMGLVQGFAWVTIIFVIIERCSLKVNIKEAVSDAWKPQDLKDRPIPTEKAMIKKGDSIAGIVFTVAVIILFNFVPYLMSFWLTDASGVLHFVPLFNLGTLQAFLPLFNICFILGIIREVLRVAVGRHTLWLGIVTTVLNVAALIISCAIFFNPAIWNMDMISQAAAINPQFFGGSAATLSTFFGYFTRFFGCILIFAFVLDSATSLYKGIRYGHA from the coding sequence ATGACGACACGGGAAATGATCGACCGGTATATATATGATGTGGTGCGGCGGCTTCCTTCGGCGCAGCGAAAGGACATCAGCCGCGAGCTGCAGGGTTTGATCGACGATATGCTGGAGGAACGGACGGAAAACGGGAAGACGGAACAGGAAAATGCAGAGGACGTATTAAAGGAACTGGGTGCGCCTTCTGCATTGGCGGGAAAATACAGGGACGATAAACAGTACCTCATCGGGCCGGAATATTATGAACAATACTGGTTTGTGTTGAAAATCGTGCTTATCGCGGTGACGGTCGGCATGGCCATCGCTTCCATTGTACAGGGCGCGGCGTGGATGATCGATGCGGCGGGTACTACGCAGGCGCAATTGATCGGCAATACTGCCCTGGGCGTAGGCGAAGCGGCCGCCAATATCATCATGGGACTTGTGCAGGGCTTTGCCTGGGTAACGATCATTTTTGTGATCATCGAACGTTGTTCTCTCAAGGTCAATATAAAAGAGGCGGTGTCGGACGCGTGGAAGCCGCAGGATTTAAAGGACAGGCCGATCCCCACGGAAAAAGCCATGATCAAAAAGGGGGATTCCATCGCGGGCATTGTCTTTACGGTGGCGGTCATTATCCTCTTCAATTTTGTTCCTTACCTGATGAGCTTCTGGCTTACCGATGCAAGCGGCGTCCTGCACTTTGTCCCGCTCTTTAACCTTGGAACCCTGCAGGCTTTCCTGCCGCTGTTCAATATCTGCTTTATCCTTGGCATCATTCGCGAAGTGCTGCGTGTGGCGGTGGGCAGGCACACGCTGTGGCTGGGGATCGTGACAACGGTATTGAATGTGGCGGCGCTGATCATTTCCTGCGCGATCTTCTTCAACCCGGCTATCTGGAACATGGATATGATCAGCCAGGCAGCGGCGATCAACCCGCAGTTCTTTGGCGGCTCCGCAGCTACGCTGAGTACGTTCTTTGGCTACTTCACCCGTTTCTTCGGCTGTATCCTGATCTTTGCCTTTGTACTGGACAGTGCGACCTCGCTTTACAAAGGAATCCGCTATGGGCATGCCTGA
- a CDS encoding PadR family transcriptional regulator, whose product MDTPEEILNGLTQELRRGTIVMCVLAQLKKPRYGYSLVQRLTQAGMPTEAGTLYPLLRRLEKQGLLKSEWETEGAKPRKYYAITRQGQEVYDKLLAQWKEMTKTIGSITGEDE is encoded by the coding sequence ATGGATACGCCGGAAGAGATTTTGAACGGGTTGACGCAGGAGCTGCGGCGAGGCACGATCGTGATGTGCGTACTCGCGCAGCTTAAAAAACCGCGCTATGGCTATTCGCTGGTACAGCGCCTGACGCAGGCAGGTATGCCCACGGAGGCGGGCACGCTTTATCCGCTGCTTAGAAGGCTGGAAAAGCAGGGGCTTTTAAAAAGCGAATGGGAAACGGAAGGGGCCAAGCCGCGTAAATATTACGCGATCACGCGGCAGGGGCAGGAAGTGTATGATAAGCTGCTGGCGCAATGGAAAGAGATGACGAAGACCATCGGGAGCATAACAGGGGAGGACGAATAA
- the spo0A gene encoding sporulation transcription factor Spo0A, with protein MLEALDVLIVEDDRKTAEHLEKYLKKQEDIHQVDQVQSAEEALEMLRLVQYDVVVLDLVMPSCDGFGFLERMANMREVSHPDAIVVSAINNEEVIRKSFLLGAKYYMIKPFQEEIMYRRIWDVVRLSQPGENKDGGAVLVKDSADINQRITDLFLAIGVPPHLKGYQYLKEAVRLAVEDRMIVYSITKKLYPEVAKRFDVTATKVELAIRHAIEVMWERGNMDALDKALGFRVNSSGHKPTNGEFIALLADRLLSQGA; from the coding sequence ATGCTGGAAGCTTTGGACGTATTGATCGTGGAAGATGACCGAAAGACAGCGGAACATTTGGAAAAATATTTAAAAAAACAGGAAGATATCCATCAGGTAGACCAGGTCCAGTCGGCGGAAGAGGCGCTGGAGATGCTGCGGCTCGTACAGTATGACGTCGTAGTCCTCGATTTGGTGATGCCTTCGTGCGACGGGTTTGGCTTTTTGGAACGTATGGCGAATATGCGGGAAGTATCCCATCCGGATGCGATCGTCGTTTCTGCCATCAACAACGAGGAAGTGATCCGCAAAAGCTTTTTGTTGGGCGCCAAATATTATATGATCAAGCCGTTTCAGGAAGAGATCATGTACCGCAGGATCTGGGACGTGGTGCGTTTAAGCCAGCCGGGGGAAAACAAAGACGGGGGAGCGGTGCTCGTGAAGGACAGCGCGGATATCAACCAACGTATTACGGACCTGTTCCTGGCGATCGGCGTACCGCCGCACCTCAAAGGGTACCAGTACTTAAAGGAAGCGGTTCGCCTTGCGGTGGAGGACAGGATGATCGTTTACAGCATTACGAAAAAGCTGTACCCGGAGGTAGCGAAACGGTTCGATGTAACGGCGACCAAGGTGGAGCTGGCGATCCGCCATGCCATCGAAGTGATGTGGGAGCGGGGAAATATGGATGCCCTCGACAAAGCACTGGGATTCCGCGTTAACAGCAGCGGGCATAAGCCTACCAACGGGGAGTTTATCGCCCTGTTGGCGGACAGGCTGCTAAGCCAGGGGGCATAA
- a CDS encoding TrkH family potassium uptake protein — MRILKKRKALNPAEILVFGFGGMILIGALLLCLPIASTSGESVGFLTALFSSTSAICVTGLTVVEIGTAYTLFGQFVMLIMIQLGGIGFMTATSMVYMLLGRRITLKDRLVIRDSLNESNLQGVVRMTRNVLIVTLISEVAGMLLLSIRFIPEYGVSTGIYYSLFHSVSAFCNAGFDILGLGDSIVSYGKDPLVLSTIMGLIIIGGLGFFVVVELYRKARQGHKYRFSLHTKIVLIATGILLLGGFIFFLVMESGNPKTLGAPGFTDGDKVLGAAFQSVTTRTAGFASIPQADLTPASKIATVALMFIGASPSGTGGGIKTTTAIMLLALIITVIRGKQDVVLGKRRINKQLVMRAITIITLAMLSVAVMTTLISVFDQHHISVSDILYEVTSAFGTVGLSCGITAALSPASQILLILTMFGGRVGFFTVSLALAKRMSRQQSCNYRYPEDKIMIG; from the coding sequence TTGCGTATTCTGAAAAAACGGAAAGCCCTGAATCCGGCTGAAATACTGGTTTTCGGGTTTGGTGGTATGATCTTAATAGGTGCGCTGTTGTTATGCCTGCCGATTGCTTCGACCTCTGGTGAATCGGTGGGTTTTTTAACGGCTCTTTTTTCATCCACCTCCGCCATCTGCGTGACCGGCCTCACCGTTGTCGAGATCGGCACGGCTTATACGCTTTTCGGCCAGTTCGTCATGCTGATAATGATCCAGCTCGGCGGCATTGGCTTTATGACCGCGACCTCCATGGTCTATATGCTGCTCGGGCGGCGCATCACTTTAAAAGACCGCCTCGTGATCCGCGATTCCCTGAATGAGTCCAACCTGCAGGGCGTTGTCCGCATGACACGAAACGTCCTGATCGTCACCCTCATTTCAGAGGTGGCGGGGATGCTTTTATTATCCATCCGTTTCATCCCGGAATACGGGGTCAGCACAGGCATCTATTACAGCCTGTTCCATTCCGTTTCCGCATTCTGTAATGCCGGGTTCGATATTCTGGGGCTGGGCGACAGCATCGTGTCGTACGGCAAAGACCCGCTCGTCCTTTCGACCATCATGGGCCTCATCATTATAGGAGGGCTCGGCTTCTTCGTCGTGGTGGAGCTTTACCGCAAGGCGAGGCAAGGGCATAAATACCGTTTTTCCCTGCACACAAAAATCGTTCTCATCGCCACCGGCATCTTATTGTTGGGCGGCTTTATTTTCTTCCTCGTTATGGAGTCCGGCAACCCTAAAACATTGGGCGCACCCGGCTTTACCGACGGGGATAAAGTCCTGGGGGCAGCCTTCCAGTCCGTAACGACGCGTACGGCCGGGTTCGCAAGCATCCCGCAGGCAGACCTGACGCCTGCCTCCAAGATCGCTACCGTGGCCCTGATGTTCATCGGCGCCTCGCCCTCAGGCACGGGCGGCGGGATCAAAACCACGACAGCCATCATGCTCTTAGCGCTCATTATCACGGTCATCCGCGGCAAGCAGGATGTTGTGCTCGGCAAACGGCGTATCAATAAACAGCTCGTGATGCGTGCCATCACGATCATCACCCTGGCCATGCTTTCCGTCGCCGTTATGACCACGCTGATCTCTGTCTTTGACCAACACCACATCAGCGTATCCGATATCCTCTACGAGGTGACTTCCGCTTTCGGCACGGTTGGGCTTTCGTGCGGCATTACCGCGGCGTTGTCCCCCGCAAGCCAGATTTTGCTGATCCTGACGATGTTTGGCGGCAGGGTCGGTTTCTTTACCGTATCCCTCGCGCTTGCAAAACGCATGTCCCGCCAGCAAAGCTGTAACTACCGTTATCCGGAAGATAAGATCATGATCGGTTAG
- a CDS encoding potassium channel family protein, protein MKKQYVVIGLGRFGTSVARTLVEQDADVLVIDKNEEKINDAMHYATHGVQADATDENALKSLGIRNFDVACVCLGEIQSSIMAALICKEQGIDLVVVKAQSEVHAKVLYKMGVDKVVFPERDMGIRVAHNLLSSNILDFIELSDDYGIAELEAHAAWVGETLIDLDFRKKYGLSVIAIRHGETDVNVNPLPGDRISAGDVVIVIGSEEQISKLEENK, encoded by the coding sequence ATGAAAAAACAATATGTAGTCATTGGGCTGGGCCGCTTTGGTACCAGTGTTGCAAGAACCCTGGTGGAGCAGGATGCCGATGTGCTCGTCATCGACAAAAATGAAGAGAAGATCAATGACGCCATGCACTATGCGACGCACGGCGTACAGGCAGACGCTACGGATGAAAACGCGTTAAAATCGCTCGGCATCCGTAATTTTGACGTTGCCTGCGTATGCCTCGGCGAAATCCAATCCAGCATCATGGCCGCCCTCATCTGTAAGGAGCAGGGCATCGACCTGGTGGTCGTCAAAGCGCAGAGCGAGGTGCATGCGAAGGTGCTCTATAAGATGGGGGTCGATAAAGTCGTATTCCCGGAACGCGATATGGGCATCCGCGTCGCACACAACCTTCTCTCGTCCAATATCCTTGACTTCATCGAGCTTTCGGACGACTATGGCATCGCCGAACTCGAAGCACACGCAGCCTGGGTAGGCGAAACGCTCATCGATTTGGATTTCCGTAAAAAATACGGACTCAGCGTGATTGCGATCCGTCACGGCGAAACGGACGTCAACGTCAACCCGCTCCCGGGCGACCGCATTTCCGCGGGCGATGTGGTGATCGTGATCGGCTCGGAAGAGCAAATCAGCAAGCTTGAAGAAAACAAATAA
- a CDS encoding MIP family channel protein: protein MSSLYYRRYHFMKKYLAEFIGTFVLVLFGCGTAALSGGIGGVTGVVGIALAFGLSIVAMAYCIGNISGCHINPAVSFAMLLSRRMSGKDFIGYVVAQVLGAILASAILMFIVNSAELGGIAQTGLGQDGFGDASFVGLSMGGAFVVEVILTFVFVLTVLGVTSSEKMGSVAGIVIGLTLAFVHIIGIPLTGTSVNPARSLAPAIFMGGEALGQVWLFIVAPLIGAAIAAVIWIGFMKGKQDKRESGEIL, encoded by the coding sequence ATAAGTTCTTTATATTATAGGAGGTATCATTTTATGAAAAAGTATCTTGCTGAATTCATCGGAACGTTTGTTCTCGTGCTGTTTGGCTGCGGGACGGCGGCGCTTTCGGGCGGGATCGGCGGAGTGACGGGGGTCGTGGGTATCGCGCTCGCGTTTGGCCTTTCTATCGTGGCGATGGCGTATTGCATCGGCAACATTTCCGGCTGCCACATCAATCCGGCGGTGTCGTTTGCAATGCTTCTTTCAAGGCGCATGAGCGGTAAGGATTTCATCGGCTATGTGGTCGCACAGGTGTTGGGCGCGATCTTGGCGAGCGCAATCCTGATGTTCATCGTAAACAGCGCTGAGCTGGGCGGCATTGCGCAGACGGGCCTTGGGCAGGACGGCTTCGGCGACGCTTCTTTCGTAGGACTCTCCATGGGCGGCGCGTTTGTTGTGGAAGTGATTCTGACTTTCGTTTTCGTATTGACGGTCTTGGGCGTAACATCTTCTGAAAAGATGGGATCGGTTGCCGGTATCGTGATCGGTCTGACGCTTGCTTTTGTGCACATCATCGGGATCCCGCTGACAGGGACGTCCGTTAATCCGGCAAGAAGCCTTGCCCCGGCGATCTTTATGGGCGGCGAAGCACTCGGGCAGGTATGGTTGTTCATCGTGGCTCCGCTGATCGGCGCCGCGATTGCTGCCGTGATCTGGATCGGTTTTATGAAAGGCAAGCAAGATAAAAGGGAATCCGGCGAGATCCTGTAA
- a CDS encoding HU family DNA-binding protein: MNKKCLVEKVAERTGFMKKDVEVMTDALLDSIAQTLAKNEKVQFVGFGTFEVRTRAARQCKNPRTGEMIKIGATKNPAFKAGKNLKKAIETR, translated from the coding sequence ATGAATAAGAAGTGTTTGGTTGAAAAGGTTGCCGAAAGAACGGGATTCATGAAAAAGGACGTCGAAGTAATGACCGATGCCTTGCTGGATAGCATTGCACAGACGCTGGCAAAGAATGAAAAGGTGCAGTTTGTGGGCTTTGGAACCTTTGAGGTACGCACGCGTGCCGCAAGACAATGTAAGAACCCGCGCACAGGGGAGATGATTAAGATCGGTGCAACGAAAAACCCTGCTTTCAAGGCAGGGAAAAACTTGAAAAAAGCCATCGAAACACGGTAA
- a CDS encoding TetR/AcrR family transcriptional regulator → MEKKKSQPRSLKEELIAGSLMFLNDHRLEELTMRKLAALCHVTPHAIYNHFADKDALIEALNERILAQLTSTATEIVLCSSQNFEQKIALLANIYLTLIEKYPFHWQVLQQPQVTKTPAYILEPGDKGLVCKGKYPGFPSLKTLNRFSKLPAPIIDALLKKKDFRARISSAIPAELEPAEDDPEVCLGQITVFAFIYGLSFVFADKRLFADENREETVNQLVKYFFKRYF, encoded by the coding sequence TTGGAAAAAAAGAAATCGCAACCGCGTTCCCTTAAGGAGGAATTGATTGCGGGCAGTTTGATGTTTTTAAATGATCACCGCTTGGAAGAACTTACCATGCGTAAACTGGCGGCTCTTTGCCATGTCACTCCGCATGCCATATATAATCATTTCGCAGATAAAGATGCACTGATCGAGGCGCTGAATGAACGTATTTTGGCGCAGTTGACCTCTACAGCGACAGAAATTGTGCTGTGTTCCTCCCAGAATTTTGAGCAGAAGATCGCTTTGCTGGCCAATATTTACCTGACGCTCATCGAAAAATATCCTTTTCACTGGCAGGTTTTGCAGCAGCCACAAGTCACAAAAACGCCTGCCTATATCCTTGAGCCCGGTGATAAAGGGCTTGTTTGCAAAGGGAAGTATCCCGGATTCCCCAGCCTGAAAACCCTGAACCGTTTCAGCAAGCTCCCCGCCCCTATTATCGATGCCCTTCTGAAAAAGAAGGATTTTAGGGCGCGTATTTCTTCTGCGATCCCCGCAGAGCTGGAGCCTGCCGAAGACGACCCTGAGGTGTGCCTTGGGCAGATCACGGTTTTTGCATTCATATACGGCCTTTCCTTTGTGTTCGCTGACAAACGCCTCTTTGCGGACGAAAACCGCGAGGAGACGGTCAACCAACTGGTAAAATATTTTTTTAAAAGATATTTCTGA